One genomic region from Quercus robur chromosome 4, dhQueRobu3.1, whole genome shotgun sequence encodes:
- the LOC126721896 gene encoding uncharacterized protein LOC126721896 — protein MEAYKRFSQPELFLSLKRDLAMITQQVFVAEEFCCSNRNLAEAEVQSQKKMEKTVGSLKQENLELAEKFKESEKQRRSAEAGLKSAETQAEDQRQKLFVTETSLATEKQNVLELKAALQKAEDEIRRVKEEAQPIRETAEAEKKVAHQLGIQETEARLSEEIPEVCRDYCSISWAHALDAARIPADSGLRLPEKVFYPQEIRENPDSAQATSEQGLAVPNAIPLLEKAKDLAKDSITEAPPPQPEQKKDPPVEA, from the exons atggaggcctacaaGCGATTCTCCCAGCCCGAGCTTTTTCTGTCCCTTAAAAGGGACCTTGCGATG ATCACTCAGCAGGtgtttgtggctgaggagttcTGTTGCAGCAACCGCAACTTGGCTGAAGCTGAAGTCCAGTCTCAGAAAAAGATGGAGAAGACcgtggggtccctcaagcaagaGAACCTTGAACTTGCGGAGAAGTTCAAAGAGTCGGAGAAACAGCGCCGGAGCGCGGAGGCTGGCCTGAAGAGTGCTGAAACCCAAGCGGAGGACCAGCGCCAGAAGTTGTTCGTAACCGAGACCAGTCTTGCTACTGAGAAGCAAAATGTACTGGAACTTAAGGCCGCTCTGCAGAAAGCTGAGGACGAGATACGACGGGTTAAAGAAGAGGCTCAGCCGATCCGAGAGACTGCAGAGGCTGAAAAGAAAGTTGCTCATCAGCTCGGGATtcaagaaacggaggccaggctCTCTGAGGAAATTCCCGAGGTGTGTAGGGActactgcagcatctcatgggctcatgcccttGATGCTGCAAGAATTCCTGCAGATTCGGGGCTGAGATTGCCTGAGAAGGTCTTCTATCCTCAagagatccgagagaatcctgatAGCGCCCAAGCAACTTCTGAGCAGGGCTTGGCTGTGCCTAATGCCATCCCTCTGCTTGAAAAAGCCAAGGATCTTGCCAAGGACTCCATCACCgaggctcctcctcctcagccagagcaaAAAAAAGATCCTCCTGTTGAGGCTtag